Proteins found in one Canis aureus isolate CA01 chromosome 19, VMU_Caureus_v.1.0, whole genome shotgun sequence genomic segment:
- the SSBP4 gene encoding single-stranded DNA-binding protein 4 isoform X4 gives MYAKGGKGSAVPSDSQAREKLALYVYEYLLHVGAQKSAQTFLSEIRWEKNITLGEPPGFLHSWWCVFWDLYCAAPDRREACEHSNEAKAFQDYSAVAAPSPVMGSMAPNDAMAAGPMAPGFFQPFMSPRFPGGPRPTLRMPSQPPVGLPGSQPLLPGTMEPSPRAQGHPSMGPMQRVTPPRGMASVGPQVRAGSRRGGARQGLPPTPWPALTALLLFQSYGGGMRPPPNSLAGPGLPTMNMGPGVRGPWASPSGNSIPYSSSSPGSYSGPPGGGGPPGTPIMPSPGDSTNSSENMYTIMNPIGPGAGRANFPLGPGPEGPMAAMSAMEPHHVNGSLGSGDMDGLPKSSPGAVAGLSNAPGTPRDDGEMAAAGTFLHPFPSESVSDCVDSPPAAASGRRGLAGRPRRGGRGARARP, from the exons ATGTACGCCAAGGGGGGCAAGGGCTCGGCCGTGCCCTCCGACAGCCAGGCCCGCGAGAA GTTGGCGCTCTATGTGTACGAGTACCTGCTGCACGTCGGTGCCCAGAAGTCAGCCCAGACCTTTCTGTCTGAG ATCCGATGGGAGAAGAACATTACGCTGGGGGAGCCCCCAGGCTTCCTGCATTCCTGGTGGTG CGTGTTCTGGGACTTGTACTGTGCAGCACCCGACCGCAGAGAGGCGTGTGAGCACTCAAATGAGGCCAAGGCCTTCCAGGACTAC AGCGCTGTAGCGGCTCCCAGTCCTGTGATGGGGAGCATGGCCCCCAATGACGCAATGGCAGCGGGCCCCATGGCACCCGGATTCTTCCAG CCCTTCATGTCACCGCGGTTCCCAGGGGGCCCCCGGCCCACCCTGCGGATGCCGAGTCAG CCTCCTGTGGGCCTCCCTggctcccagcccctcctccctggcaCCATGGAACCCTCCCCGAGAGCTCAGG GGCATCCAAGCATGGGCCCGATGCAGAGAGTGACACCTCCACGGGGCATGGCCAGCGTTGGACCCCAGGTGAGGGCTGGGTCCAGGAGAGGAGGTGCACGTCAGGGGCTTCCCCCAACACCTTGGCCTGCACTCACAGCCCTTTTGCTTTTCCAGAGTTATGGAGGTGGCATGCGgcccccacccaactccctcGCCGGCCCAGGCCTGCCCACCATGAACAT GGGCCCTGGAGTGCGAGGCCCGTGGGCTAGCCCCAGTGGAAACTCG ATTCcctattcctcctcctcccccggcAGCTACTCG GGACCCCCAGGAGGAGGTGGGCCCCCTGGAACACCCATCATGCCCAGTCCTGGAG ACTCTACCAACTCCAGCGAGAACATGTACACTATCATGAACCCCATTGGCCCGGGTGCCGGCAGGGCTAAT TTCCCGCTCGGTCCTGGTCCAGAGGGCCCCATGGCGGCCATGAGTGCGATGGAGCCTCACCACGTGAATGGATCCCTGG GCTCGGGCGATATGGACGGGTTGCCGAAG AGCTCCCCCGGCGCCGTGGCCGGCCTGAGCAACGCCCCGGGCACCCCGCGGGACGACGGTGAGATGGCGGCCGCCGGGACCTTCCTGCACCCGTTCCCGAGCGAAAGCGTAAGCGACTGCGTCGACTCCCCCCCCGCGGCGGCGTCGGGCCGGAGGGGCCTGGCGGGCAGGCcccggcggggcggccggggggcCAGAGCAAGACCGTGA
- the SSBP4 gene encoding single-stranded DNA-binding protein 4 isoform X13, with the protein MYAKGGKGSAVPSDSQAREKLALYVYEYLLHVGAQKSAQTFLSEIRWEKNITLGEPPGFLHSWWCVFWDLYCAAPDRREACEHSNEAKAFQDYSAVAAPSPVMGSMAPNDAMAAGPMAPGFFQPFMSPRFPGGPRPTLRMPSQPPVGLPGSQPLLPGTMEPSPRAQGHPSMGPMQRVTPPRGMASVGPQSYGGGMRPPPNSLAGPGLPTMNMGPGVRGPWASPSGNSIPYSSSSPGSYSGPPGGGGPPGTPIMPSPGDSTNSSENMYTIMNPIGPGAGRANFPLGPGPEGPMAAMSAMEPHHVNGSLGSGDMDGLPKSSPGAVAGLSNAPGTPRDDGEMAAAGTFLHPFPSESVSDCVDSPPAAASGRRGLAGRPRRGGRGARARP; encoded by the exons ATGTACGCCAAGGGGGGCAAGGGCTCGGCCGTGCCCTCCGACAGCCAGGCCCGCGAGAA GTTGGCGCTCTATGTGTACGAGTACCTGCTGCACGTCGGTGCCCAGAAGTCAGCCCAGACCTTTCTGTCTGAG ATCCGATGGGAGAAGAACATTACGCTGGGGGAGCCCCCAGGCTTCCTGCATTCCTGGTGGTG CGTGTTCTGGGACTTGTACTGTGCAGCACCCGACCGCAGAGAGGCGTGTGAGCACTCAAATGAGGCCAAGGCCTTCCAGGACTAC AGCGCTGTAGCGGCTCCCAGTCCTGTGATGGGGAGCATGGCCCCCAATGACGCAATGGCAGCGGGCCCCATGGCACCCGGATTCTTCCAG CCCTTCATGTCACCGCGGTTCCCAGGGGGCCCCCGGCCCACCCTGCGGATGCCGAGTCAG CCTCCTGTGGGCCTCCCTggctcccagcccctcctccctggcaCCATGGAACCCTCCCCGAGAGCTCAGG GGCATCCAAGCATGGGCCCGATGCAGAGAGTGACACCTCCACGGGGCATGGCCAGCGTTGGACCCCAG AGTTATGGAGGTGGCATGCGgcccccacccaactccctcGCCGGCCCAGGCCTGCCCACCATGAACAT GGGCCCTGGAGTGCGAGGCCCGTGGGCTAGCCCCAGTGGAAACTCG ATTCcctattcctcctcctcccccggcAGCTACTCG GGACCCCCAGGAGGAGGTGGGCCCCCTGGAACACCCATCATGCCCAGTCCTGGAG ACTCTACCAACTCCAGCGAGAACATGTACACTATCATGAACCCCATTGGCCCGGGTGCCGGCAGGGCTAAT TTCCCGCTCGGTCCTGGTCCAGAGGGCCCCATGGCGGCCATGAGTGCGATGGAGCCTCACCACGTGAATGGATCCCTGG GCTCGGGCGATATGGACGGGTTGCCGAAG AGCTCCCCCGGCGCCGTGGCCGGCCTGAGCAACGCCCCGGGCACCCCGCGGGACGACGGTGAGATGGCGGCCGCCGGGACCTTCCTGCACCCGTTCCCGAGCGAAAGCGTAAGCGACTGCGTCGACTCCCCCCCCGCGGCGGCGTCGGGCCGGAGGGGCCTGGCGGGCAGGCcccggcggggcggccggggggcCAGAGCAAGACCGTGA
- the SSBP4 gene encoding single-stranded DNA-binding protein 4 isoform X5 — translation MGVGILKRSVGCFEHWFLRYGQPALEDSHKDWVKGYRLALYVYEYLLHVGAQKSAQTFLSEIRWEKNITLGEPPGFLHSWWCVFWDLYCAAPDRREACEHSNEAKAFQDYSAVAAPSPVMGSMAPNDAMAAGPMAPGFFQGPLGSQQPPHNPNAPMMGPHVQPFMSPRFPGGPRPTLRMPSQPPVGLPGSQPLLPGTMEPSPRAQGHPSMGPMQRVTPPRGMASVGPQSYGGGMRPPPNSLAGPGLPTMNMGPGVRGPWASPSGNSGPPGGGGPPGTPIMPSPGDSTNSSENMYTIMNPIGPGAGRANFPLGPGPEGPMAAMSAMEPHHVNGSLGSGDMDGLPKSSPGAVAGLSNAPGTPRDDGEMAAAGTFLHPFPSESVSDCVDSPPAAASGRRGLAGRPRRGGRGARARP, via the exons ATGGGGGTGGGCATACTGAAGAGGTCCGTGGGTTGCTTTGAGCATTGGTTTCTGAGATACGGACAACCGGCCTTGGAGGATTCTCACAAGGACTGGGTGAAAGGCTACAG GTTGGCGCTCTATGTGTACGAGTACCTGCTGCACGTCGGTGCCCAGAAGTCAGCCCAGACCTTTCTGTCTGAG ATCCGATGGGAGAAGAACATTACGCTGGGGGAGCCCCCAGGCTTCCTGCATTCCTGGTGGTG CGTGTTCTGGGACTTGTACTGTGCAGCACCCGACCGCAGAGAGGCGTGTGAGCACTCAAATGAGGCCAAGGCCTTCCAGGACTAC AGCGCTGTAGCGGCTCCCAGTCCTGTGATGGGGAGCATGGCCCCCAATGACGCAATGGCAGCGGGCCCCATGGCACCCGGATTCTTCCAG GGCCCCCTCGGCTCCCAGCAGCCCCCCCACAACCCCAACGCCCCCATGATGGGGCCTCATGTTCAG CCCTTCATGTCACCGCGGTTCCCAGGGGGCCCCCGGCCCACCCTGCGGATGCCGAGTCAG CCTCCTGTGGGCCTCCCTggctcccagcccctcctccctggcaCCATGGAACCCTCCCCGAGAGCTCAGG GGCATCCAAGCATGGGCCCGATGCAGAGAGTGACACCTCCACGGGGCATGGCCAGCGTTGGACCCCAG AGTTATGGAGGTGGCATGCGgcccccacccaactccctcGCCGGCCCAGGCCTGCCCACCATGAACAT GGGCCCTGGAGTGCGAGGCCCGTGGGCTAGCCCCAGTGGAAACTCG GGACCCCCAGGAGGAGGTGGGCCCCCTGGAACACCCATCATGCCCAGTCCTGGAG ACTCTACCAACTCCAGCGAGAACATGTACACTATCATGAACCCCATTGGCCCGGGTGCCGGCAGGGCTAAT TTCCCGCTCGGTCCTGGTCCAGAGGGCCCCATGGCGGCCATGAGTGCGATGGAGCCTCACCACGTGAATGGATCCCTGG GCTCGGGCGATATGGACGGGTTGCCGAAG AGCTCCCCCGGCGCCGTGGCCGGCCTGAGCAACGCCCCGGGCACCCCGCGGGACGACGGTGAGATGGCGGCCGCCGGGACCTTCCTGCACCCGTTCCCGAGCGAAAGCGTAAGCGACTGCGTCGACTCCCCCCCCGCGGCGGCGTCGGGCCGGAGGGGCCTGGCGGGCAGGCcccggcggggcggccggggggcCAGAGCAAGACCGTGA
- the SSBP4 gene encoding single-stranded DNA-binding protein 4 isoform X9: MGVGILKRSVGCFEHWFLRYGQPALEDSHKDWVKGYRLALYVYEYLLHVGAQKSAQTFLSEIRWEKNITLGEPPGFLHSWWCVFWDLYCAAPDRREACEHSNEAKAFQDYSAVAAPSPVMGSMAPNDAMAAGPMAPGFFQPFMSPRFPGGPRPTLRMPSQPPVGLPGSQPLLPGTMEPSPRAQGHPSMGPMQRVTPPRGMASVGPQSYGGGMRPPPNSLAGPGLPTMNMGPGVRGPWASPSGNSIPYSSSSPGSYSGPPGGGGPPGTPIMPSPGDSTNSSENMYTIMNPIGPGAGRANFPLGPGPEGPMAAMSAMEPHHVNGSLGSGDMDGLPKSSPGAVAGLSNAPGTPRDDGEMAAAGTFLHPFPSESVSDCVDSPPAAASGRRGLAGRPRRGGRGARARP; the protein is encoded by the exons ATGGGGGTGGGCATACTGAAGAGGTCCGTGGGTTGCTTTGAGCATTGGTTTCTGAGATACGGACAACCGGCCTTGGAGGATTCTCACAAGGACTGGGTGAAAGGCTACAG GTTGGCGCTCTATGTGTACGAGTACCTGCTGCACGTCGGTGCCCAGAAGTCAGCCCAGACCTTTCTGTCTGAG ATCCGATGGGAGAAGAACATTACGCTGGGGGAGCCCCCAGGCTTCCTGCATTCCTGGTGGTG CGTGTTCTGGGACTTGTACTGTGCAGCACCCGACCGCAGAGAGGCGTGTGAGCACTCAAATGAGGCCAAGGCCTTCCAGGACTAC AGCGCTGTAGCGGCTCCCAGTCCTGTGATGGGGAGCATGGCCCCCAATGACGCAATGGCAGCGGGCCCCATGGCACCCGGATTCTTCCAG CCCTTCATGTCACCGCGGTTCCCAGGGGGCCCCCGGCCCACCCTGCGGATGCCGAGTCAG CCTCCTGTGGGCCTCCCTggctcccagcccctcctccctggcaCCATGGAACCCTCCCCGAGAGCTCAGG GGCATCCAAGCATGGGCCCGATGCAGAGAGTGACACCTCCACGGGGCATGGCCAGCGTTGGACCCCAG AGTTATGGAGGTGGCATGCGgcccccacccaactccctcGCCGGCCCAGGCCTGCCCACCATGAACAT GGGCCCTGGAGTGCGAGGCCCGTGGGCTAGCCCCAGTGGAAACTCG ATTCcctattcctcctcctcccccggcAGCTACTCG GGACCCCCAGGAGGAGGTGGGCCCCCTGGAACACCCATCATGCCCAGTCCTGGAG ACTCTACCAACTCCAGCGAGAACATGTACACTATCATGAACCCCATTGGCCCGGGTGCCGGCAGGGCTAAT TTCCCGCTCGGTCCTGGTCCAGAGGGCCCCATGGCGGCCATGAGTGCGATGGAGCCTCACCACGTGAATGGATCCCTGG GCTCGGGCGATATGGACGGGTTGCCGAAG AGCTCCCCCGGCGCCGTGGCCGGCCTGAGCAACGCCCCGGGCACCCCGCGGGACGACGGTGAGATGGCGGCCGCCGGGACCTTCCTGCACCCGTTCCCGAGCGAAAGCGTAAGCGACTGCGTCGACTCCCCCCCCGCGGCGGCGTCGGGCCGGAGGGGCCTGGCGGGCAGGCcccggcggggcggccggggggcCAGAGCAAGACCGTGA